Genomic DNA from Halobaculum sp. MBLA0147:
CAGAACTCGCTCGGATCTTCGAGTCACGCAACGACCTGGTCCACTTCATCGGCCACCGGGACGACGACGGACTGGAGTGTACGAACGGGTTCTTCTCGACCACGACCCTCTCGGAGTCGAACACACAGACGTTCTTCCTGAACGCGTGTGGGTCGTTCCCGGAGGGACGCGCGCTCGTCGAGAAGGGGAGTGTCGGTGGAGGTGTCACCTTCGAGAGCGTCACGAACGACGACGCCGTCGAGGTCGGGGTCGACTTCGCACGACTCATCATGAACGGGTTCTGTATCGAGCGCGCCCTCGACTACGCTCGTGGACAACTGATGACGCCGAAAGACTACGCGGTCGTCGGCGACGGGACACACGTCCTCACACAGAACGACTCCATCGTCGCGAGCGGACTGTACCTGTTCGATGACGGTCCCGACTCGTACCTCCTGTTGTCGGAGAACAGCGCGCCGTGGATCACGGGCGTCAGCGCACGGGGGTCGCTCGACGACCTCGACCGCCGCCACCTCGTCGGGACCGACAGGGTGTACGAGGTCGACACCGACGGACTCCTGTCGTACCTCTCGTCGACGGACGCACCCGTCGTCTACGAGAAGTCACTGTACTGGCCTGAACAACTGATCACACGTCTCGAGTGATCGGTCCCGCGGCGGGAGAGTCAGGGACCGATCTTCACGTCGTCGTCGCCGCTCGTGGTGACACACGTCGCACAGTCCGCCTCTGCCGCGACCGTTCCCTGGACCGCGAGCAACGCCACCGACAACACCAGTAACGTGAGGAGTCGTGGACGCGACGCGAGCTTGGCGGCTACCTGCGACGACCCGATCCGTTCTCTGATTCCACGGTATGTCATACCGAGACGCTTACACTGCGCGAATATATATGTTCCCACAACAATCGCTAATTACCGTATTGAATTATGCTGTTGTCTTCCCTGTCGAATAGATTACCTCGGGCACCCACTGGTATTAAGTGACACGGGAACGTACCACTGACAGAGGTATGAGTGCAGGATTCGTTCCAGACGGCCCGGGGGAGACGGTCTCGGAGTTGTTCGCGGAGACGGACGGCGTCGTGTACCTGACGAACGCGACTGCAGACGACGTGGAGGAGTTGGTCGACGCCGCGGAGGCGTTCGACGGTGACCTCCCGACGCTGCGCGTGCTCGGAATCGGCGAGGAGCTCCGGAAGGTCCGGCGTGACTTCCTCGTCGCTTCGCGTGCGGCCGACCTCGTCGACGAGGGGTACCTCGCGCTCGGCGAGCGCGAGCCGACGCAGAACACGACGGTGCTCGTCTCGGAGTCGTCGCTGTACGCGCCGGTCCACGTCGACACCGCACGCGGGACGTTGCTCACCGACGACGCGGAGTTCGTCGCGGAGACGTACGAGTGGTGTGAGCGCAACTGGGAGCGTGCGGAGTCGTTCGACCTCCGGACGCCCCCGTTGTCGGTGGTTCGCGACACGATGGACGCGGAGTTCCGGCCGGACGCTCGCGAGGACTTCGACCGCGTGTTGGACGGCGCCGCCGAGGCGCGCGACACCACGGAGTTGGACGAGGTGGTGGCGTCGCTCCTCGTCGCCGCCAAACACGAACTGCTCCACTACGACGTGAGCAAGTGGGGTGAGGACATCGGCCTCGCCTCGAAGGCCACCTTCTCCCGCAAGAAGGGGAAGTTGGAGGAGATGGGCGTCATCACCACGGAGAAGGAGACGCTGGAGATGGGACGCCCCCGCCAGCGGCTCGTGCTCACGGACGACTACCGCGAGGAGGTCGACCGCAACGGACTCTCGACCCTCCTGGCGAACGTCGTCTACTGAGTCGTCCGGCGGACGCCGACTCCCGAGTCGTCCGGCGGACGCCGACCCTCCCGGTCTCCGTCCTCACCACCGCCTCACGCTCACTCGTCGGCAGGCGGTTCGAGGCCGAACACGTCGTACAGCTGTGTCTCGATCTCCGCGACGTAGCGGTCGAGTGTCGCCTCCAGCTTCTCGTCGTCGACGACGACGGCGGTCAGTCGCTCGGTCGGCTCGTCGGGTAACTTGACGCGGAAGGTGCCGGTCTCCTCGTCGTAGAACGGCTCGGACTCGTTCAAGATCTGCTGGTCGATCCCGTGGATCAACTCGGAGTCGTACGTCCCGTTCATCGTCTCGAAGGCGTCCTTGTACGCACGCTGGAGCTCCGTGAAGTAGTGGGCGTACTTGTCCTCGAACTTCTCCGGGTCGAACTCGGCCATACGCGTGATTCACCCGCTCGACTCTTACTTCCGACGGTCCGGCGTCACCCGGATCGGGTGCCCGCCTGGAGACCCCGGAGCCTCAGTCGTCGCCGGGTGCCGGAGCGGGTCCGCCGAGACTCGCCGGGCGACTCTCCGTGAGCGCGACGGCGGCGAGCCCGGCGGCGACGACGGCGAGCCCGCTCCCGACGCCGAACGCCACCTCGTAACTCGTCGCGGTCGCCACCCCACCGAGCACCAGCGGACCGACGACTCCGCCGACGCCCTTCGCGGTCGAGCGCAGTCCCATCAGCTCCGACTCCCTGTCCGGCGGTGCCACGTCGCCGATGAACGCGAGCGCGCCGGTCGTCATCGCGGAGAACGCGGCCGCGATCACCAGGAAGGCGACGGCCCCGACCGCCAGTCGTGCGACGGTGCCGGGGACGAGCGCGGCACTCGCCGCCAGCACTGCGAACAGTCCCGAGCCGGCCATCCCGCCGACGATCAGCGGCTTCCGACCGACACGATCCGTCAGCCGGCCGAACACGAGCATGAACACCGCCTGTGCCGCCGGGTTGATCGCCAACAGCGCACCCATCTGGAACTCGGTCAACCCGAGGCGACTCGGGAGGTACACCGGCATCAACCCCATCACGCCGATGACGGTCGTGTTCCGCAGCGCGAGCGCGACGTACAGCCACCCGAGTCCCTTCCGAGAGAAGTGTTGCCGGTCCGCCGCCGCGGGGAAGAGTCGGCGACGCACCTCCGCGACGATCCGGCGCGCGCTCGGTGGCTCGTCGGGGGTCGGCGTCGGGTCGGTGACGAACACCGCCGCGACCGTCGAGACGAGCGACGCGGCGGCGATCACGAGGTAGAGGCCGTCCGGCGCGAGCACCCCGAGCAGGAACCCGACGGCCAACTGCCCGCCGGTGAACCCGACCGCTCGCGCGGAGTTGAAGAAGCCGAGCGACTGCCCGCGGCCGTCGTCGCCACCCTTCTCGCTGGCGACGGCGAGCATCACCGGGGAGAACCCGACCGCGAACACCGCGTACAGCCCGCGGACGCCGATCGGGAGGTACACGCCCGGAATCGAGACCGGCAGCGGCGCCAGCGAGACGGTACTGTCCAACCCCGGCACGACCAACAGCGGCAACACTGCGGCGGTCGCGGCGAGCCCGGTCACGAGCAACACCAGCCGCCGTCGGCCCGTCACGTCCGCGATCGCACCCCAGACGGGCGACAGCAGCATCATCCCCAGGAAGTAGGCGGTCGTCACCGCGCCCACGAGCGACGCCGAGCCGCCGGCCTCGCCGACGTAGAAGGCCAGTCCCGTCCCCATCAGGATGCCGGCGGCGAACCGGTTCGACGCGGCCAACACGACTGCGATCCGATCGAGACGACTCACTACCCACCCTCCGGTCGCCCCCGGCTAAAACCGGGCGGAGTCGGACGCACGTGCCGGTGTGGGGTGTGGTGACGGGCGGCTCGACACGCGGAGAGGGATCGACACGTGGTGTCCCAACTGGGGAGACGACGGATTGGGTCGCCCGACCGATGCGCCGTCGGGACCAGTTCGACTGTGTTCCACATCGAACACAGTACATGGACGAAACGACTATTACTGATGTGGTTGAAATATCATAACGACGAACAGATGGGGCGAGAGTACGCGTCACGAGAGAACTACGATACCGGACCGTCCGGAGAGCGAGAGCGGACACGTCAGTCGGACGACTCGTGGGAGTGGTGGAGCGGCGAGGGCGACGCCGTCCGGCGTGAGTCCGCTGGCCCTGGTACGAACCCCTCGTGGGAAGAGGCCGAGGCGTACTACCAACGCGAGATCGAGGACACGGACGAGTACAAGACACTCCAGCGGATGGAGAAACGCTACGGACGGCTGTTCGACCAGTGGGTCGAGGAAGGTGTACCGACCGACGCGATGGGAGATCGCGAGAGCATCCAAGCCTACCGCCGGCACAAGGGGACGCCGATTCCGTGGTACATCGACGACTTCAACGACAACTCCCTGTGGCGCAACACCACCGACATCTTCGAGGACGACCGCGAGGGCCGCGACGGACAGACAGACGTGCCCGACTCGGTCCGTGAGGTGCTCAGTTCACCGGGCCGGTCGCTCAATCCGGCGGTCCAACGTGCGGTCGAGGAGCGGATGGGCGATTCGTTCGGTGACGTACGGATTCACACTGGGCCGAAAGCCGCCGCGGCCGCCGACGAACTCGACGCCCGCGCGTTCACCGTGGGCAATCACGTCGCGTTCGGTGCCGGCGAGTACGACCCCGAATCTGTGGAGGGTCAGCACGTACTCGTCCACGAGTTGGCACACGTCCGTCAGCAGACGCGCGGAGCGGTGTCGATGCTACCGACGGACGCGCCACTGTCGACCGATAGAGAGGAAGCGGACCCCGAGAGAGTAGCCGGCGGTATCACTCGTCGAGTTTTCCGTGCCACCCAAAACGGGGACGACGACAGTCGATCTGTCACGATCCACCTCCAGCGACTGAACGCACAGAACCCCACCTCGGAACCACTCGACGCGTGGGCGTCCTCGTTCGAGATCGTTCAGTACGTTGACGAGGATCGGGAGCTGCTACACGAGGCAGAGTCCGGCAGCACGCGGATTCGACCCTCTGTCGGAGACGACGTGACGAGACGACTCCGGGTCGACGTAGCGGAACTCCCCGAACGGGACGAGATCGGCGGGGAGTACGACAGAAATCTTGCCGTAGCGAAGGTTTCGGTAGGAGACACCGAGTTCTGGATGGCTGCGGCCAGCGGGAAGCGGCAGGCTGGAGAGGGCGACGAGAGCAACCCACTGCTACCTGGTCCGTTCAAAGACGAGCGTGTGTTCGACCATCGTGCCGACGACAACGACCTCCAGTCCAGAGGAATGTGGGACAGCGAAGTGAAGATCGCAGAACACGTGATCCGAGAGTTCGATCTCGGTTCCGAGAGTGGTGAGATACACATCTTCTCGGAACGCAGACCGTGTCGCTCGTGCCGGATCGTCCTGAGTGCGCTCGAATCGGAGTTCGATCGAGGGAGTGGCGAATCGACAGTGTCGATCAGCTACGGATCGGAGTACGAGAGATGACGGTCGACCACTATCTGGGCCGACGGGTAGTCCGACGCCTCGTCGAGGCGGGAGTCGCAGAGTGGGACGACTTCGCCGGCTGTTCACGGGACGAAGTCGGAGACGTAGAGCGAACGTTCGGTGTCGAGTTCCCCGAGACGTACCGGTCCTGTCTTCGACAGTTCGGGCGTGAGTCGGGGCCGCTCTTCGTCGGCGAAGACGTCACCGTCGACACGCTACCCGCCCAACGAGAGTACGCGGAGCAGCGACTGGAAGACTGGGGGCTGGACTTCGTGTTCGGGGACACACACTTCGTCTTCCTCGGCCACCAGGGCTACTCGTTCCAGTTCTTCGACACGAGTGCCGGAGACGACCCACCCGTCTACTCGCTGTTGCCGGACGAGGAACCGACGAGGGACGCCGACTCGTTCTCGACGTGGGTGCTCGAAGAGGCCGATCGCGTCGTCCGAGTCGAGACGGGGTCGACACGAGGGTTCGACGTCTGAGACCGTTCCCAGACGGGTGTGTTCCGTTCGCGCTCGGGGGATGGTCCCCTCCGTGCCCGGAGTGTGACCCCCGACGACGGGTCGTCACACCGACACCCGGTCGTCGCCGGACACCTCGTCTTCTCGACAGCACCCGTCTCCCGAGTGCCGGCAGACACCACGCGCCGTCTCGGTACCTTCGAGTACGCGCCCGCCGAACGCGACCGTATGGAGATCGTCGTCACGCGGCAGTCGATCCACGGGATGCCGGCCAGCGACTACGCCGCCGCGCTCCGCGAGCGGCTGCCGGACCACGAGGTGACACTCGCACGGACGCCCGAC
This window encodes:
- a CDS encoding DUF5821 family protein, with the protein product MSAGFVPDGPGETVSELFAETDGVVYLTNATADDVEELVDAAEAFDGDLPTLRVLGIGEELRKVRRDFLVASRAADLVDEGYLALGEREPTQNTTVLVSESSLYAPVHVDTARGTLLTDDAEFVAETYEWCERNWERAESFDLRTPPLSVVRDTMDAEFRPDAREDFDRVLDGAAEARDTTELDEVVASLLVAAKHELLHYDVSKWGEDIGLASKATFSRKKGKLEEMGVITTEKETLEMGRPRQRLVLTDDYREEVDRNGLSTLLANVVY
- a CDS encoding SMI1/KNR4 family protein, with amino-acid sequence MTVDHYLGRRVVRRLVEAGVAEWDDFAGCSRDEVGDVERTFGVEFPETYRSCLRQFGRESGPLFVGEDVTVDTLPAQREYAEQRLEDWGLDFVFGDTHFVFLGHQGYSFQFFDTSAGDDPPVYSLLPDEEPTRDADSFSTWVLEEADRVVRVETGSTRGFDV
- a CDS encoding DUF5783 family protein, which encodes MAEFDPEKFEDKYAHYFTELQRAYKDAFETMNGTYDSELIHGIDQQILNESEPFYDEETGTFRVKLPDEPTERLTAVVVDDEKLEATLDRYVAEIETQLYDVFGLEPPADE
- a CDS encoding MFS transporter, with translation MSRLDRIAVVLAASNRFAAGILMGTGLAFYVGEAGGSASLVGAVTTAYFLGMMLLSPVWGAIADVTGRRRLVLLVTGLAATAAVLPLLVVPGLDSTVSLAPLPVSIPGVYLPIGVRGLYAVFAVGFSPVMLAVASEKGGDDGRGQSLGFFNSARAVGFTGGQLAVGFLLGVLAPDGLYLVIAAASLVSTVAAVFVTDPTPTPDEPPSARRIVAEVRRRLFPAAADRQHFSRKGLGWLYVALALRNTTVIGVMGLMPVYLPSRLGLTEFQMGALLAINPAAQAVFMLVFGRLTDRVGRKPLIVGGMAGSGLFAVLAASAALVPGTVARLAVGAVAFLVIAAAFSAMTTGALAFIGDVAPPDRESELMGLRSTAKGVGGVVGPLVLGGVATATSYEVAFGVGSGLAVVAAGLAAVALTESRPASLGGPAPAPGDD
- a CDS encoding DUF4157 domain-containing protein, which encodes MGREYASRENYDTGPSGERERTRQSDDSWEWWSGEGDAVRRESAGPGTNPSWEEAEAYYQREIEDTDEYKTLQRMEKRYGRLFDQWVEEGVPTDAMGDRESIQAYRRHKGTPIPWYIDDFNDNSLWRNTTDIFEDDREGRDGQTDVPDSVREVLSSPGRSLNPAVQRAVEERMGDSFGDVRIHTGPKAAAAADELDARAFTVGNHVAFGAGEYDPESVEGQHVLVHELAHVRQQTRGAVSMLPTDAPLSTDREEADPERVAGGITRRVFRATQNGDDDSRSVTIHLQRLNAQNPTSEPLDAWASSFEIVQYVDEDRELLHEAESGSTRIRPSVGDDVTRRLRVDVAELPERDEIGGEYDRNLAVAKVSVGDTEFWMAAASGKRQAGEGDESNPLLPGPFKDERVFDHRADDNDLQSRGMWDSEVKIAEHVIREFDLGSESGEIHIFSERRPCRSCRIVLSALESEFDRGSGESTVSISYGSEYER